A DNA window from Brassica napus cultivar Da-Ae chromosome C1, Da-Ae, whole genome shotgun sequence contains the following coding sequences:
- the LOC106447202 gene encoding meiosis-specific protein ASY2-like, with translation MSSSHRLTREQKGKGAVSSRDSGDIHHEAMMDTGNMDLSQRLLVSEAREQFRGDDDGQEAVDASIVPISYYPGNIFAEESPLEVWRIRPSVVDGQNWSNVERTKSTVESVEALLRDLNAHGVSFIVPKRDQRPWSPPKGYQCIYESYFRSDTKLWFPIPRIVTAYAFRRGVALSQLMNGSLRLMVVLSVIAAEAGTSMSVRSFEELTSVSISDDGLVSTRMRPNYNVVTGYPTKTSDWQRSYFYVKSNRSAFEEPPKSGYRVLWNAEMVGHPNLATYPEDWKESARIVALQKQDHWEDFTRERIQRSIDQIASQRWISNLLPLVNQSTSKRLSLFTQAEQKEINRAKTMKQLPDLSLIVAEKIGAKRGASGSRVGPSGLEAVEATPIAAEQTRTGGSSKKSKKKAEDPKESSEPGQTGAGGSSKKGGKKRKAGDLPAEDAPKKKKMKKKELAMPRSSSVCEEELQALVPEAIPEVGTSEDDENETIALRRRRRESRVTEEVSRGTLAGDLPSTEVPRGISTLGGQRDRSRNESPAHVTEGSETRVSGRPKETPADEFRFEFNRELPLACYPEDCARLLRLVKGGPDQLPSVGDLIFKDEYEHASCSSVKSHGDWNVLVGKYDTALRRAREQIRESEEAKKKVEEALRVSSREKAEAIAREKSLRKAFDETRTSDAAELQMCKEAMNNLEFVVDKQRKEKADLEAKMAAELLRHSEEMDRLRKSRKYEVTHERIRVLIAMIAKAEKRFHRISLREDKRDKYDDARCLYSQAFGTRKCLEQIKASGVEIPQETIDFFIGQEKHYEEEAERLEVKEIPAEDLCLSPLVLESRFLIEEIWRQLDPFGSNINLIDSEAAIALRTPLRPEDPVEKPAQTAVSSNQPTDQDADLAKQTSAGAVVHKDGAVPTIVLTDSPAKASKNASSSASSSEDPEKGDDDPAGMPIADATAPAPAKFGRISGPGEKDGDGGKNLPAGDE, from the exons ATGTCGTCATCTCATCGTTTGACGCGAGAACAAAAGGGAAAGGGGGCGGTCTCTTCTCGGGACTCCGGCGATATCCATCACGAAGCGATGATGGATACGGGGAATATGGATTTATCGCAGCGTCTCTTGGTCTCGGAAGCGAGAGAACAGTTCCGGGGTGACGACGACGGTCAAGAAGCGGTCGACGCCTCGATTGTCCCGATCAGCTACTACCCTGGGAACATCTTTGCTGAGGAGAGCCCCCTGGAGGTTTGGAGAATTCGACCTTCGGTCGTCGATGGACAAAATTGGTCCAACGTCGAGAGGACGAAGTCTACCGTGGAGTCGGTGGAAGCTCTCCTCCGAGATCTCAATGCACATGGGGTTTCGTTCATCGTTCCAAAACGGGATCAGAGGCCTTGGTCGCCTCCGAAGGGATATCAATGCATTTACGAATCGTATTTTCGGAGCGACACGAAGTTGTGGTTTCCAATTCCCCGAATTGTCACGGCTTACGCGTTTCGCAGAGGAGTCGCCTTAAGCCAGTTGATGAACGGTTCTCTTCGGTTAATGGTCGTTCTATCGGTGATCGCGGCTGAGGCAGGGACATCGATGAGTGTGAGGTCGTTTGAAGAGTTGACTTCAGTCTCAATTTCCGATGATGGGCTCGTCTCGACGAGGATGCGCCCAAATTATAACGTGGTCACGGGGTACCCGACCAAAACCTCAGACTGGCAGCGTTCGTATTTTTATGTGAAGTCGAACAGATCAGCGTTCGAGGAGCCTCCGAAGTCTGGTTATCGCGTTCTCTGGAATGCAGAGATGG TTGGTCATCCGAATCTCGCCACTTATCCCGAGGATTGGAAGGAGAGTGCTCGGATCGTTGCGCTGCAGAAGCAAGATCACTGGGAGGACTTTACTCGGGAGAGAATTCAAAGATCCATAGATCAAATTGCTAGTC AACGTTGGATCTCAAACTTGCTTCCCCTCGTCAATCAATCGACTTCGAAGAGACTATCCCTCTTTACTCAAGCTGAGCAGAAAGAGATCAACCGAGCCAAGACAATGAAGCAATTGCCCGACCTTAGCCTTATTGTGGCTGAAAAGATAGGCGCCAAGCGAGGCGCTTCTGGGAGCAGGGTTGGCCCTTCGGGGTTGGAAGCGGTAGAGGCGACCCCAATTGCTGCTGAGCAAACGCGTACTGGTGGCTCCTCGAAGAAAAGCAAGAAAAAGGCCGAGGATCCGAAGGAATCTTCTGAGCCCGGGCAAACTGGGGCAGGCGGTTCCTCTAAAAAAGGGGGGAAGAAACGGAAAGCCGGAGATTTGCCCGCCGAGGACGCTcctaagaagaaaaagatgaagaagaaagaattgGCTATGCCCCGCTCATCCTCGGTCTGCGAAGAGGAACTTCAGGCTCTAGTTCCTGAAGCTATCCCTGAGGTTGGGACCTCGGAGGATGATGAGAATGAGACTATCGCCCTCCGCCGACGGAGACGGGAGAGTCGAGTCACCGAGGAGGTATCCCGTGGAACCTTGGCCGGTGATCTACCTTCTACTGAGGTTCCGAGGGGAATATCGACTTTGGGCGGACAGCGGGACCGCTCGAGGAATGAGTCCCCTGCTCATGTCACGGAGGGATCTGAGACCCGAGTATCCGGTCGCCCTAAGGAAACCCCGGCAGATGAGTTCAGATTCGAGTTTAACCGTGAGCTTCCGCTGGCTTGCTACCCGGAAGATTGTGCTCGCCTGTTACGGTTGGTCAAAGGCGGTCCCGATCAACTCCCTTCAGTGGGAGATCTCATCTTCAAAGATGAGTATGAGCACGCCTCTTGCTCGTCTGTAAAG AGCCACGGCGACTGGAATGTTCTGGTCGGGAAGTATGACACAGCCCTTAGGCGGGCCAGAGAGCAGATCCGTGAGAGCGAAGAAGCCAAGAAGAAAGTGGAGGAGGCTCTTCGGGTGTCTTCGCGGGAAAAGGCTGAAGCCATTGCTCGGGAGAAATCTCTCAGGAAAGCGTTTGACGAGACGCGAACGTCTGATGCGGCTGAACTGCAGATGTGTAAGGAGGCGATGAACAATCTCGAGTTCGTGGTGGATAAGCAGCGGAAGGAAAAGGCTGATCTAGAGGCAAAAATGGCTGCGGAATTGCTAAGGCATTCCGAGGAGATGGACAGGCTTCGGAAATCTCGTAAATACGAGGTCACGCACGAGAGGATTCGCGTGCTGATTGCCATGATCGCTAAAGCCGAGAAACGCTTTCACAGGATTTCCCTTCGTGAAGACAAAAGGGACAAATACGACGATGCTCGGTGTCTCTATAGTCAAGCCTTCGGGACGAGGAAATGTCTCGAGCAAATCAAGGCCTCTGGTGTTGAGATCCCGCAGGAAACCATCGACTTCTTCATCGGGCAAGAGAAGCACTACGAGGAAGAAGCAGAGCGTTTGGAGGTAAAGGagattccggcggaagatcttTGCCTTTCTCCGCTAGTGTTGGAGTCTCGATTTTTAATCGAGGAAATTTGGCGTCAGCTTGACCCGTTTGGGTCGAATATTAATCTGATCGATTCGGAGGCCGCTATTGCTCTGCGTACTCCTCTTCGTCCTGAAGATCCGGTGGAGAAGCCCGCTCAAACTGCTGTATCTTCCAACCAACCCACCGATCAAGATGCTGATCTCGCGAAGCAGACATCGGCGGGAGCGGTTGTTCACAAGGACGGGGCAGTGCCGACCATTGTGCTAACAGATTCCCCCGCTAAGGCGTCGAAGAATGCCAGTTCATCTGCTTCCTCGTCGGAAGACCCGGAGAAGGGTGACGATGATCCCGCGGGGATGCCTATTGCGGACGCGACTGCTCCAGCCCCAGCCAAATTTGGTCGCATCTCGGGTCCCGGAGAAAAAGACGGTGATGGTGGCAAGAACCTTCCCGCTGGTGACGAATAG
- the LOC106374194 gene encoding sulfite exporter TauE/SafE family protein 5, producing MDLTHPQSPSNKGPSPANRVDIGAEADSREIDSTGSADSRSREQAERDQTHLKQKIESDTARGKGHERPEKGQGETEEDDTKSLKAPLLEPKEKRNKTPWTKLGVLIVVWASFFVIYLLRGNKDGKGIITIKPCGVEYWILLSLQIPLALVFTKLALSRTESLQERSSNNQKDQEGTRLDQSTRFMFPVMSFLAGLLGGIFGIGGGMLISPLLLQAGIPPQITAATTSFMVFFSATMSAVQYLLLGMQNTEAAYLFSLICFFASLLGLVLVQKAVAQFGRASIIVFSVGTVMSLSTVLMTSFGALDVWTDYVAGKDMGFKLPC from the exons ATGGATTTAACCCATCCACAAAGCCCATCGAACAAAGGGCCCAGTCCAGCAAACCGAGTCGACATCGGCGCAGAAGCCGATTCTCGAGAGATCGACTCGACAGGGAGCGCTGATAGTCGAAGCAGAGAGCAAGCGGAGCGAG ACCAAACTCACCTTAAACAGAAAATCGAGTCTGATACTGCGAGAGGGAAAGGGCATGAGAGGCCAGAGAAAGGACAAGGCGAAACAGAGGAGGATGATACTAAGAGTCTTAAAGCACCTCTCCTTGAACctaaagagaagagaaacaagaCTCCATGGACGAAACTTGGTGTCTTGATCGTTGTTTGGGCGTCTTTCTTTGTCATTTATCTTCTTCGTGGTAACAAAGATGGAAAG GGAATCATAACGATAAAGCCTTGTGGTGTTGAGTATTGGATTCTGCTTTCACTTCAGATACCTCTTGCTCTGGTGTTCACAAAGCTTGCTCTTTCGAGAACCGAAAGTCTACAAGAAAGATCCTCTAACAATCAG AAAGATCAAGAAGGTACAAGACTAGACCAGTCCACACGGTTTATGTTCCCGGTAATGTCATTTTTAGCCGGTTTATTGGGTGGTATATTCGGTATTGGTGGTGGAATGCTTATAagccctcttcttcttcaagctgGGATACCACCACag ATAACAGCAGCAACAACATCATTCATGGTATTCTTCTCAGCAACAATGTCAGCAGTTCAATACCTGCTACTTGGAATGCAAAACACTGAAGCAGCTTACTTGTTCTCCTTGATTTGCTTCTTTGCTTCGCTTCTCGGTCTTGTATTGGTTCAAAAGGCAGTAGCTCAGTTTGGAAGAGCTTCCATCATTGTGTTCTCTGTAGGGACAGTGATGTCTCTGAGCACAGTCCTTATGACTAGCTTTGGAGCTCTTGATGTATGGACTGATTATGTGGCAGGCAAGGACATGGGGTTCAAGCTGCCATGTTAA
- the LOC125580673 gene encoding oxygen-evolving enhancer protein 3-1, chloroplastic-like, whose amino-acid sequence MASMGVGLRVTSPAVLEGSVKINGSSRLNITGRVTVPQRSGLVVRAQQSEAAPETTRRSVIGLVAAGLAGGSFVQAVLADAVPIKIGPPPPPSGGLPGTDNSDQARDLRLALKERFYLQPLPPTEAVARAKESAKEIVNVKSLIDKKAWPYVQNDLRLRASYLRYDLNTIISAKSKDEKKSLKELTGKLFDTINNLDYAAKKKSTPDAEKYYSETVSTLNDVLAKLG is encoded by the exons atggctTCGATGGGTGTTGGCTTACGTGTCACATCTCCTGCCGTTCTCGAAGGAAGCGTGAAGATCAACGGCTCTAGCCGTCTCAACATAACCGGAAGAGTGACGGTGCCTCAAAGATCAGGACTTGTCGTCAGAGCTCAGCAGAGCGAGGCGGCGCCAGAGACTACTCGAAGGTCTGTGATCGGGCTCGTGGCTGCTGGTTTAGCCGGTGGCTCGTTTGTTCAGGCTGTCCTTGCCGATGCTGTTCCGATCAAGATCGGCCCTCCTCCACCTCCCTCCGGTGGTCTTC CTGGGACGGATAACTCAGACCAAGCAAGAGATCTGAGACTTGCGTTGAAGGAAAGGTTTTATTTACAGCCATTGCCACCAACGGAAGCTGTGGCTAGAGCCAAAGAATCTGCGAAGGAGATTGTGAATGTGAAGTCACTGATCGACAAGAAAGCTTGGCCATATGTTCAGAACGATCTCCGTCTCAGGGCTTCTTATCTTCGTTATGACCTTAACACAATCATCTCCGCCAAATCCAAGGATGAGAAGAAGTCACTTAAGGAACTCACCGGGAAGCTCTTCGATACCATCAACAAC TTGGATTATGCGGCGAAGAAGAAGAGTACTCCGGATGCTGAGAAGTACTATTCAGAAACTGTATCTACTTTGAACGATGTTCTTGCCAAGCTTGGTTAA
- the LOC106428386 gene encoding pentatricopeptide repeat-containing protein At4g21300-like: MSISSVAKRFSPPIVSLSIRHSSQLLGESLPRRLTLLLRSCSDPTLLRQGKQVHAFLIASRISGESYIDERILGMYAMCGSFSDCGKMFHRLDLPRGSTRPWNSIITSFVRVGLMNQALSFYFKMVMFGVSPDVSTFPCLVKACVALKNLRGVEFLKDTVSRRGMECNEFVASSLIKAYLEYGKIDASSELFGKVGKRDCVIWNVMLNGYAKGGDLDSVVKWFSAMRMDEISPNVVTFDCVLSVCASKSLIDLGVQLHGLAFVSGFEFEGSIKNSLLSMYSKCGRFDDACKLFRMMSRADTVTWNCMISGYVQNGLMEESLVCFSEMVSSRVLPDAITFSSLLPSVSRFESLEHCRQIHCYIVRRSVPLDVFLTSALIDAYFKCRGVSTARKIFRQCNSVDVVVVTAMISGYLHNGLVTDALEMFRRLVDVEISPNEITLVSILPVIGGLLALKLGRELHGFIIKNGFDKRCNVGSAVIDMYAKCGRMDLAHEIFRRLSKKDIVSWNSMITRCAQSDDPSAAIDVFRQMGVSGIGFDCVSISSVLSACASVSSQSFGKAIHCFMIKRCSLASDVYSESTLIGMYAKCGNLESAMNVFERMEEKNIVSWNTIIAAYGNHGRLKDSLRLFREMVEDNGVRPDQITFLEIISSSCHAGDVDQGVRFFRSMTDDYGIQPQQEHYACLVDLFGRAGRLKEAYETVKGMPFAPDGGVWGTLLGACRLHKNVELAKVASRRLMDLDPGNSGYYVLISNAHADAGEWGGVTKARSIMKERGVEKVPGTSWIEINKTNHSFVSGDENHRDYSHMHSLLNLLLEELKLEGYVSQPYLPMHPHSSRKLNPAEKGMVDANNV; encoded by the coding sequence ATGAGTATCTCCTCCGTCGCTAAGCGGTTCTCGCCACCGATCGTTTCCCTTTCAATCCGACATTCGTCTCAATTACTCGGAGAATCTCTCCCTCGTCGCCTCACATTGCTTCTACGATCATGCTCCGACCCAACCCTCCTTCGTCAAGGCAAGCAAGTCCACGCCTTTCTAATCGCTAGCAGAATCTCCGGCGAAAGCTACATCGACGAGAGGATCTTAGGGATGTACGCAATGTGTGGAAGCTTTTCGGATTGCGGCAAAATGTTTCACAGACTTGATTTGCCACGTGGCAGCACCAGGCCCTGGAACTCGATCATCACCAGCTTCGTTCGAGTCGGTTTAATGAATCAAGCTTTGTCTTTTTACTTCAAGATGGTGATGTTTGGAGTTAGTCCCGATGTATCCACTTTCCCTTGTTTGGTCAAAGCTTGTGTTGCTCTGAAGAATCTCAGAGGGGTTGAGTTTCTCAAAGATACGGTTTCTCGTCGTGGGATGGAGTGTAACGAGTTTGTGGCGAGTTCGTTGATCAAAGCTTACCTCGAGTACGGAAAGATCGATGCCTCGAGTGAGTTGTTTGGTAAAGTAGGGAAGAGAGATTGTGTTATATGGAATGTGATGCTTAACGGGTATGCAAAGGGTGGAGATTTAGATAGTGTTGTTAAATGGTTTAGTGCGATGAGGATGGATGAGATTAGTCCCAATGTTGTTACTTTCGATTGTGTTTTATCGGTGTGTGCCTCTAAGTCGTTGATTGATCTCGGAGTTCAGCTTCATGGTCTAGCGTTTGTTTCCGGTTTTGAATTCGAAGGCTCCATCAAAAACTCGCTTCTATCTATGTATTCAAAATGTGGGAGGTTTGATGATGCGTGTAAGTTGTTTCGGATGATGTCTCGTGCTGATACGGTGACATGGAACTGCATGATATCGGGATATGTTCAGAATGGGCTAATGGAAGAAAGCTTAGTTTGTTTCTCTGAGATGGTATCTTCACGTGTCTTACCTGATGCCATCACGTTTTCTAGTTTGCTTCCATCAGTCTCTAGGTTTGAGAGCCTTGAGCATTGTAGGCAAATTCATTGTTATATCGTGAGACGTAGCGTACCGTTAGATGTCTTTTTAACGAGTGCTCTTATTGATGCCTATTTTAAGTGTAGAGGTGTTTCGACGGCGCGAAAGATTTTCAGACAGTGTAACTCAGTCGATGTTGTTGTCGTCACGGCGATGATCTCTGGGTATTTGCATAACGGCTTGGTTACCGATGCATTAGAGATGTTTAGGCGGCTGGTTGATGTAGAAATAAGTCCAAATGAGATAACTCTGGTGTCTATTCTACCGGTTATTGGCGGTTTGTTAGCATTGAAACTCGGGAGGGAGCTTCATGGGTTCATCATCAAGAACGGTTTCGACAAGAGGTGCAATGTTGGATCTGCTGTTATCGACATGTATGCTAAGTGTGGAAGAATGGATCTTGCTCATGAGATTTTTAGGAGACTCTCCAAGAAGGATATTGTTTCGTGGAACTCGATGATCACACGCTGCGCTCAGAGCGATGATCCGAGTGCGGCTATTGATGTTTTCCGTCAGATGGGAGTTTCGGGGATAGGTTTTGATTGTGTTAGTATCTCAAGTGTCCTCTCTGCTTGTGCTAGCGTATCTTCACAAAGCTTTGGGAAAGCTATTCACTGTTTCATGATAAAGCGTTGTTCACTTGCTTCTGATGTGTATAGCGAGAGTACGTTGATAGGTATGTATGCTAAATGCGGAAACCTTGAATCCGCAATGAACGTGTTCGAGAGGATGGAAGAGAAGAACATCGTTTCGTGGAACACCATCATCGCTGCGTATGGAAACCACGGGAGGTTAAAAGATTCTCTCCGTCTGTTTCGTGAAATGGTTGAAGACAACGGAGTACGTCCTGATCAAATCACGTTTCTTGAGAtaatatcttcttcttgtcaCGCTGGTGATGTGGACCAAGGAGTTCGTTTCTTCAGATCCATGACTGATGATTACGGAATCCAACCGCAGCAGGAGCATTACGCTTGCCTTGTTGATCTGTTTGGACGAGCTGGTCGGTTGAAAGAAGCTTATGAAACCGTTAAGGGAATGCCGTTTGCTCCAGATGGAGGAGTCTGGGGAACGTTACTTGGAGCCTGTCGGCTTCACAAGAATGTTGAGCTTGCTAAAGTTGCTTCGAGGAGGTTAATGGATTTGGATCCGGGGAACTCTggttattatgttttgatttcaAACGCACATGCTGATGCTGGAGAATGGGGAGGTGTGACTAAAGCAAGAAGTATAATGAAAGAGAGAGGAGTTGAGAAAGTCCCCGGTACTAGTTGGATCGAAATCAACAAAACAAACCATTCGTTTGTCTCCGGCGATGAAAATCATCGTGACTATTCACATATGCATTCTTTACTAAATTTACTTCTCGAAGAGCTGAAGCTAGAAGGCTATGTTTCACAGCCTTACCTTCCAATGCATCCACATTCATCGAGAAAACTAAATCCAGCAGAGAAAGGAATGGTAGATGCAAACAACGTATAg
- the LOC106428387 gene encoding protein DESIGUAL 3-like, with protein MSRNVGLFICILILAMDVSAGILGIEAELAQNKVKHLKMWIFECRDPSHSAFNYGLAACILLVLAHVTANFLGGCLCVVSRQDLEKSSANKQLAVASLIFSWIILAIAFSLLIVGTMANSRSRRGCGISHHRVLSIGGILCFIHGLFAVAYYISATASTREQTHTGHA; from the exons ATGTCAAGGAATGTAGGGCTCTTCATCTGCATCTTGATCCTAGCCATGGATGTTTCAGCTGGCATTCTTGGCATTGAAGCCGAATTAGCTCAGAATAAG GTGAAGCATTTGAAGATGTGGATATTCGAGTGTAGAGACCCAAGTCACTCCGCCTTCAACTACGGCTTAGCTGCATGTATCCTTTTGGTGTTAGCCCATGTAACGGCTAATTTTCTAGGTGGATGTCTCTGTGTTGTGTCAAGACAAGACCTTGAAAAATCCTCTGCCAACAAACAGCTCGCCGTGGCTTCTCTGATATTCTCCTG GATCATACTGGCAATTGCATTCTCCCTGTTGATCGTAGGGACGATGGCAAACTCAAGATCGAGGAGAGGTTGTGGGATTTCACATCATCGGGTTCTGTCCATAGGAGGAATCCTCTGTTTCATTCACGGGCTTTTCGCTGTTGCTTACTACATCTCTGCAACTGCTTCAACACGAGAACAGACACACACTGGCCATGCTTGA